In Sphingobacterium sp. PCS056, the following proteins share a genomic window:
- a CDS encoding AtpZ/AtpI family protein: MGKSNKNPNKWMVFISLPLQMGVTIYLMYMLGTWLDEKYHFSNGLAMKICTFIGIFASLYHFIREANRLNRDE; encoded by the coding sequence ATGGGAAAGTCTAATAAAAACCCAAATAAGTGGATGGTTTTTATCTCGTTGCCACTGCAAATGGGAGTCACCATTTATTTGATGTATATGTTAGGCACATGGCTAGATGAGAAATACCATTTTTCTAATGGTCTTGCCATGAAAATATGCACATTTATCGGTATTTTCGCCTCACTTTATCATTTTATACGAGAAGCTAATCGATTGAACAGGGATGAATAA
- the atpB gene encoding F0F1 ATP synthase subunit A has product MGSVKKAFLFFAVILFTVNPFFAKANEVSEEPKSQDEEIKSYIEHHLQDDHYFSLFTDKEAGKTFGFPLPVILIDGGIKVFMSSAFDFGKQVVEKDGQFYTLYHGKIYKTDAAGTLNYDEHHHPTNKKPLDFSITKNVFGLLLTTVILFWGFLGLAKTYKKGANNLPKGFGRVLEPMVLYVRDEMAIPNIGHRYKEFMPYLLSVFFMILVLNLLGLTPLGFNVTGNITVTFCLAIFTFLFINLKANKDYWKHIFWMPGVPVPFKIALAPIEFLGLFTKPFSLMVRLFANITAGHTVVMGLIAVVYLLQEQLSVGGSIGVSMLLTTFLMVVEILVAFLQAFIFTMLSSLFIGMAVEEHNEAHH; this is encoded by the coding sequence ATGGGGAGCGTTAAGAAAGCATTTCTTTTTTTTGCAGTGATTTTATTTACTGTTAATCCGTTTTTTGCTAAAGCTAATGAAGTAAGCGAAGAGCCTAAATCTCAAGACGAAGAGATTAAATCCTACATCGAGCATCACTTGCAAGATGATCATTATTTTTCTTTATTTACAGATAAAGAAGCGGGTAAAACTTTTGGATTCCCATTGCCTGTAATATTAATTGATGGTGGAATTAAAGTTTTTATGTCTTCGGCATTCGATTTCGGAAAACAAGTAGTCGAAAAAGATGGTCAATTTTATACATTATACCATGGTAAAATTTATAAAACGGATGCTGCGGGTACACTTAATTATGATGAACATCATCACCCTACCAATAAAAAACCTTTAGACTTTTCTATCACGAAAAATGTTTTTGGTTTACTGTTAACGACTGTAATATTATTTTGGGGCTTTTTAGGCCTAGCAAAAACATACAAAAAAGGTGCTAATAACTTACCAAAAGGTTTTGGACGTGTGTTGGAGCCCATGGTACTTTATGTACGTGATGAGATGGCGATTCCAAATATCGGACATCGTTATAAAGAATTTATGCCTTACTTATTGTCGGTTTTCTTTATGATCTTGGTTTTAAATCTTTTGGGTTTAACACCGCTAGGATTCAATGTGACTGGTAATATCACGGTTACTTTCTGTTTAGCAATCTTTACATTTTTATTTATCAATCTGAAAGCAAATAAGGATTATTGGAAACATATTTTCTGGATGCCAGGTGTACCAGTTCCTTTCAAAATTGCTTTAGCACCCATTGAGTTTTTAGGTTTATTTACTAAACCATTCTCTTTAATGGTTCGTTTATTTGCCAATATTACGGCTGGTCACACAGTTGTAATGGGTTTAATTGCCGTTGTTTATTTGCTACAGGAGCAACTATCGGTAGGTGGAAGTATCGGTGTGTCAATGTTATTGACGACCTTCCTTATGGTAGTTGAAATATTAGTCGCATTTTTACAAGCGTTTATCTTCACGATGTTGTCATCTCTATTTATTGGAATGGCTGTCGAAGAGCATAACGAGGCACATCACTAA
- a CDS encoding F0F1 ATP synthase subunit B, whose translation MEKLIEQFSFGLFFWQVIILLIIIFLLGKFAWKPIMAALAEREQGISDALESAEKAKLEMARLTNENESLLKEARVERDLILKEAKEMKDKIVAEAKNVAQTEGAKMIAQASIEINEQKNKAMAEVKNQVSTLALDIARKVLSKEFEDQNKQEALIADLLKDVKVN comes from the coding sequence ATGGAAAAATTAATAGAACAGTTTTCATTTGGTTTGTTTTTCTGGCAAGTCATCATCTTATTAATCATTATCTTTTTATTAGGTAAATTTGCTTGGAAACCGATCATGGCTGCTTTGGCAGAACGTGAACAAGGTATTTCTGATGCTTTGGAATCTGCTGAAAAAGCTAAGTTGGAGATGGCACGGTTGACAAATGAAAATGAATCCTTATTGAAGGAAGCTCGTGTAGAACGTGATCTTATCTTGAAAGAAGCTAAAGAAATGAAAGATAAGATTGTTGCTGAAGCAAAAAATGTAGCGCAAACAGAAGGTGCTAAAATGATTGCTCAAGCTTCAATCGAAATCAATGAGCAAAAGAATAAAGCAATGGCAGAAGTAAAAAATCAAGTTTCTACTTTAGCATTGGATATTGCTCGTAAAGTATTAAGCAAAGAATTTGAAGACCAAAATAAGCAAGAAGCGTTGATCGCAGATTTGCTCAAAGACGTGAAAGTAAACTAA
- a CDS encoding DNA topoisomerase IV subunit B, whose protein sequence is MSTYNEDSIRSLDWKEHIRLRPGMYIGKLGDGSAYDDGIYVLLKEVVDNSIDEFVMGAGKTIDITVNDNKVAVRDYGRGIPIGSVVDVVSKINTGGKYDSKAFQKSVGLNGVGTKAVNALSGQFTVQSYREKVTRIAQFSKGELLSDEEKETTQRNGTAVIFYPDETIFRNYKYRLEFVENMIWNYVFLNSGLTINFNGQKFISENGLKDLLERNIDTESMRYPIIHLRGEDIEIAITHGQQYGEEYYSFVNGQHTTQGGTHQAAFREALVKTIREFYKKEFDASDVRSSIIGAIAIKVQEPVFESQTKTKLGSQSIGPDGPTVRTFINDFLKKALDDYLHKNSETADALLKRILQSERERKDIAGIKKLANERAKKASLHNRKLRDCKVHFSDKNERNQETTLFITEGDSASGSITKSRDVQTQAVFSLKGKPLNSYGMSKKIVYENEEFNLLQHALNIEDGLDGLRYNNIVFATDADVDGMHIRLLLLTFFLQFFPDLVKAGHVSILQTPLFRVRNKKETIYCYSDEERQRAIAKLGNKPEITRFKGLGEISPSEFGLFIGKDMRLDPVFLSKDNKIKQLLEYYMGKNTPDRQKHIVNNLRVELDLEEELARIAKEEQQTQQAG, encoded by the coding sequence ATGAGTACTTATAACGAAGATAGTATACGTTCCCTCGATTGGAAAGAACATATTCGCTTGCGTCCCGGTATGTATATTGGGAAATTAGGAGATGGTTCTGCCTACGACGACGGTATTTATGTCTTATTAAAAGAAGTAGTCGACAACTCTATTGATGAGTTTGTAATGGGCGCTGGTAAAACGATCGATATTACGGTCAATGACAATAAAGTTGCCGTCCGGGATTATGGCCGTGGTATCCCAATCGGATCAGTCGTAGATGTCGTGTCAAAAATTAATACAGGAGGTAAATACGATAGTAAAGCTTTTCAAAAATCCGTAGGGCTTAATGGTGTCGGTACAAAAGCGGTTAATGCGCTGTCTGGACAATTTACCGTACAATCATACCGCGAAAAAGTAACACGTATCGCACAATTTAGCAAAGGAGAATTATTGTCTGACGAGGAAAAAGAAACCACGCAACGTAACGGTACCGCTGTGATATTTTACCCCGATGAAACCATATTCAGAAATTATAAATACCGCTTAGAATTTGTCGAAAACATGATCTGGAATTATGTTTTCTTAAATTCAGGTTTAACCATTAATTTCAATGGACAAAAGTTCATCTCTGAAAATGGTCTAAAAGATCTTTTAGAACGGAATATCGATACAGAATCCATGCGCTACCCGATCATTCACTTGAGAGGAGAAGATATCGAAATCGCAATAACACACGGTCAGCAATATGGTGAAGAGTATTACTCCTTTGTCAATGGCCAGCACACTACGCAAGGAGGAACACATCAAGCAGCTTTCCGCGAAGCCTTGGTAAAAACAATACGTGAGTTTTACAAAAAAGAATTTGATGCTTCAGATGTTCGATCTTCTATCATCGGAGCAATTGCCATAAAAGTACAAGAACCTGTCTTTGAATCGCAAACAAAAACAAAACTTGGTTCTCAAAGTATTGGACCAGATGGCCCTACTGTGCGAACATTCATCAATGATTTTCTTAAAAAAGCATTAGACGATTATCTGCATAAAAATTCGGAGACAGCTGATGCCTTGTTAAAACGTATCCTTCAATCCGAAAGAGAGCGTAAAGATATCGCAGGAATTAAAAAACTGGCCAATGAGCGTGCTAAGAAAGCATCCTTACATAACCGTAAACTCCGCGATTGTAAAGTTCACTTCTCCGATAAAAACGAAAGAAATCAAGAAACTACATTATTCATTACAGAGGGGGATTCTGCATCCGGTTCTATTACCAAATCTAGAGATGTACAGACACAAGCTGTTTTTAGTTTAAAGGGAAAACCATTAAACTCTTATGGGATGTCCAAAAAGATCGTCTACGAAAACGAAGAATTCAACTTGTTGCAACATGCCCTAAATATTGAAGATGGCTTGGACGGTTTACGTTATAATAATATTGTATTTGCGACAGATGCCGATGTTGATGGTATGCACATACGACTATTATTGTTAACCTTCTTTTTGCAATTTTTCCCAGATCTTGTTAAAGCAGGTCACGTCTCTATTTTGCAGACACCACTATTCCGTGTGCGTAATAAAAAGGAAACGATCTATTGCTATTCGGATGAAGAAAGACAACGTGCAATCGCTAAATTAGGAAACAAACCAGAGATCACACGTTTTAAAGGTCTTGGTGAGATCTCCCCTTCCGAATTTGGTCTATTCATCGGAAAAGATATGCGCTTGGATCCAGTATTCTTATCCAAGGATAATAAAATAAAGCAACTATTAGAGTATTATATGGGGAAAAATACTCCCGATAGACAAAAACATATTGTTAATAATCTTCGCGTTGAACTCGATCTTGAAGAAGAGCTAGCTCGAATTGCTAAAGAAGAACAACAAACACAACAAGCGGGTTAA
- a CDS encoding SPFH domain-containing protein, with product MGLFDKIRNEFIDIIEWVDDSPDTIVWKFPRYQNEIKMNSQLTVREGQVAVFMNEGVIADVFTAGRHVLTTQNMPVMTTLQGWKYGFNSPFKADVFFISLRQFTNQKWGTKNPIMLRDAEFGPVRLRAFGSYAFQVNDPAVFLKQIAATNPTFTVENINEQLRNIAVTRGMDAIAESKIAVLDLASHYDEVSNFIQEKIRPEFEEIGLNLNKFLIENISLPEEVEKVLDKRSSMGIVGNLGAYAQFQAANAMEKAAENPNGGGLMGAGLGVGLGAGMAGQMTSVFQQNKFDGNQPTGASPSVSPPVIPQAVQYYLAINGVQEGPFTIEQLKDEIHTGKLTSSILTWKAGMENWMEAREIEELTSLFHAGPPPIPGA from the coding sequence ATGGGATTGTTTGATAAAATAAGAAATGAGTTTATCGATATCATCGAATGGGTTGATGATAGTCCTGATACGATTGTGTGGAAATTCCCTCGTTATCAGAATGAAATAAAAATGAATTCACAGCTTACTGTACGTGAGGGACAGGTTGCGGTGTTTATGAACGAAGGGGTGATCGCCGATGTTTTTACTGCTGGGAGACATGTGCTGACTACGCAGAATATGCCTGTGATGACCACCTTGCAAGGATGGAAATATGGATTTAATAGTCCTTTTAAAGCGGATGTGTTTTTTATCAGTTTAAGACAATTTACCAATCAAAAATGGGGAACTAAAAATCCGATTATGCTACGGGATGCTGAATTTGGTCCTGTACGATTACGGGCTTTTGGATCGTATGCTTTTCAGGTTAATGATCCTGCTGTGTTTTTAAAGCAAATTGCTGCAACCAATCCAACATTTACCGTTGAAAATATTAATGAGCAACTTCGCAATATCGCGGTCACTCGCGGGATGGATGCTATTGCTGAGTCTAAAATAGCCGTTTTGGATCTCGCATCTCATTATGATGAAGTATCCAACTTTATCCAAGAGAAAATACGCCCTGAATTTGAAGAGATCGGGTTGAATCTGAATAAATTTTTGATTGAAAATATTTCATTGCCTGAAGAAGTTGAAAAAGTATTGGATAAAAGAAGTAGTATGGGTATTGTTGGAAATCTGGGCGCTTACGCTCAATTTCAAGCTGCAAATGCTATGGAAAAAGCGGCTGAAAACCCCAATGGTGGTGGTCTTATGGGGGCTGGACTGGGGGTAGGACTCGGAGCGGGGATGGCTGGCCAGATGACCAGTGTGTTCCAGCAAAATAAGTTTGACGGTAACCAACCTACGGGTGCCTCTCCATCGGTAAGCCCACCAGTAATACCACAAGCGGTCCAATACTACCTCGCGATCAATGGTGTGCAAGAGGGGCCATTTACGATTGAGCAGCTGAAAGATGAGATACATACTGGTAAACTTACTTCTTCTATTCTGACTTGGAAAGCAGGGATGGAAAATTGGATGGAAGCGCGTGAAATAGAAGAATTGACAAGCTTGTTTCATGCTGGTCCTCCACCAATTCCGGGGGCATAG
- a CDS encoding zinc finger domain-containing protein produces MSFEDKTTEISQDLKCQGCGAILAYQPGTSYLKCAYCGTENQIVEHAGIGAAIQTIDYDEFTTAMRDIHDARFTITAEVVHCQNCGANSTLDPHVTADLCAFCASPLVIDHQERRIVKPHGLIPFVIDEKKAFPLFKKWAGGLWFAPNDFKRIFNAQNNRLKGVYIPFWCYDAKATSSYQGQRGEYYYVTRTRRTADGKSETYEEQQTRWYYASGQVLNRFKDVLISASTSLPNDFASKIGPWNMAYLKPFNDQYLSGFIAETFSIDHIAGIQAAKRVMEDIISDTVRSDIGGDTQSIDHIDSDYEDIRLKYILLPVWLSAYRYKSKSYQIMVNAFNGKVYGQRPYSFWKITLFILLIIVIILLLSNMG; encoded by the coding sequence ATGAGTTTTGAGGATAAAACAACGGAAATCAGTCAGGATTTGAAGTGTCAGGGCTGCGGAGCGATTTTAGCCTATCAGCCTGGTACGTCATATTTAAAATGTGCATACTGCGGTACTGAAAATCAGATTGTGGAACATGCGGGTATTGGAGCTGCCATACAGACGATCGATTATGATGAATTTACAACTGCAATGCGGGATATTCACGATGCCCGGTTTACGATCACGGCTGAGGTCGTGCACTGTCAAAATTGTGGAGCAAACTCAACTTTGGATCCACATGTTACAGCAGATTTATGTGCTTTTTGCGCCTCTCCTCTGGTTATTGATCATCAAGAAAGACGAATTGTCAAACCTCATGGTTTAATTCCGTTTGTTATTGACGAAAAGAAAGCATTTCCGCTTTTCAAAAAATGGGCTGGGGGATTATGGTTTGCTCCAAATGATTTTAAACGTATATTTAATGCGCAGAATAATAGGTTAAAGGGAGTTTATATTCCTTTTTGGTGCTATGACGCTAAAGCAACCTCTTCTTATCAAGGTCAAAGAGGGGAGTATTACTACGTCACGCGGACGCGTCGTACTGCAGATGGTAAGTCAGAAACCTACGAGGAACAGCAGACACGCTGGTATTATGCGTCTGGCCAAGTGTTGAATCGCTTTAAAGATGTTTTGATTAGTGCATCAACATCGTTACCCAATGATTTTGCTTCGAAAATAGGTCCTTGGAACATGGCCTATTTAAAACCGTTTAATGATCAGTATTTGAGTGGATTTATTGCTGAAACTTTTAGTATCGATCATATTGCCGGGATTCAAGCAGCGAAAAGGGTAATGGAAGATATCATTAGCGATACTGTGCGATCTGACATTGGTGGCGATACGCAAAGCATAGATCATATTGATTCGGATTATGAGGACATCAGGTTGAAGTATATTTTACTTCCCGTATGGTTGTCTGCTTATCGGTATAAAAGTAAGAGTTATCAGATTATGGTGAATGCATTTAACGGTAAGGTATATGGACAGCGACCTTATAGTTTTTGGAAAATAACCTTGTTTATATTGCTGATCATTGTCATTATCCTTTTATTAAGTAATATGGGGTAA
- a CDS encoding helix-turn-helix domain-containing protein: MSEIKIDRENTAFMQAVAFVNQTNQHIFLTGKAGTGKTTFLKYIRDHSYKKMAITAPTGVAAMNAGGTTLHSLFWLPFGTFIEDHELKWDEQDGHIYNKSRLFSTIKLTKQRRTILQELELLVIDEVSMVRADTLDAINVILQSVRRDMRPFGGLQLLFIGDLYQLPPVVRDHEWQVLRNHYTSVFFFNAKVLRDNPPILLELDKIYRQQDEGFISILNAIRNNNCDTEMLKELNTYYKPDFEPKEGDQFITLTSHNRNADDINGKALANLSGKMLNLKAVVKDDFAQGSYPAEEILSLKIGAQVMFIRNDTGEDRKYYNGKIGTVKDINLQAGTVVVKFPDGSEDVTAKRETWENIKYNYDKGQDQIKEEVLGTFSQFPLRLAWAITIHKSQGLTFDKAIIDAGTSFAAGQVYVALSRLTSLKGLVLKSIIPAYAIRTDSQVVEFALRSSFQTDIKEILEQCQRTYLAQNLIQCFRWDYLTTSCQEQVVALADRNIDNKVEAEAFWSTMQSNLLTQEKVAHKFITQLYELLKKTDQHVDYALICERTTSAVNWFLPKMDQDLVAALDQHIKDWQIKKRTKKYIDETKELLLDFKRKREQLQQCLTIADALSKKDDFQQALEQVQEQSKTKEKEDLVVQNEEGESAKKLDTKQVTLELYKDGATIEEIAVKRGMVAGTIYGHLIHFVGTEVEATELIEQDKLDLIINTIKAHPGKSSSELKMMLGASIDYPHIKIGQKVLENPVHD, encoded by the coding sequence ATGTCAGAAATAAAAATAGATCGTGAAAATACGGCTTTTATGCAAGCTGTTGCTTTTGTTAATCAAACAAATCAACATATTTTTCTTACTGGAAAGGCTGGAACCGGGAAAACGACATTTCTGAAATATATACGTGACCATAGTTATAAAAAAATGGCGATCACTGCTCCGACCGGAGTGGCGGCTATGAATGCGGGAGGGACTACTCTTCATTCGCTTTTTTGGTTGCCTTTTGGGACTTTTATTGAAGATCATGAATTGAAATGGGACGAACAAGATGGCCACATCTATAACAAAAGCCGTTTGTTTAGTACGATTAAATTAACGAAACAGCGTCGTACTATCCTTCAGGAGCTGGAACTGTTGGTGATCGATGAGGTGTCGATGGTTCGTGCTGATACATTAGATGCTATCAATGTTATCCTGCAATCAGTACGTCGTGATATGCGTCCATTTGGTGGTTTGCAATTGCTTTTTATTGGCGATTTATATCAATTGCCTCCTGTCGTGCGTGACCATGAGTGGCAGGTGCTACGCAATCATTATACTTCGGTATTCTTTTTTAATGCTAAAGTGCTTCGTGATAATCCTCCGATTTTATTGGAGTTAGATAAGATCTATAGACAGCAGGATGAAGGTTTTATTTCCATCTTAAATGCCATTCGAAATAATAACTGTGATACGGAGATGTTGAAGGAACTGAATACGTATTATAAACCTGATTTTGAACCGAAGGAAGGAGATCAATTTATTACGCTTACTTCCCACAATCGGAATGCTGACGATATCAATGGTAAAGCACTGGCTAATCTATCGGGAAAGATGCTCAATTTAAAGGCTGTTGTCAAGGATGATTTTGCACAGGGATCTTATCCTGCCGAAGAAATTCTGTCTTTAAAAATTGGTGCTCAGGTGATGTTCATACGGAATGATACGGGAGAGGATCGAAAATACTATAATGGCAAGATCGGTACGGTGAAGGATATTAATCTGCAAGCGGGCACAGTGGTTGTCAAATTTCCGGACGGGAGTGAGGATGTGACAGCGAAACGAGAGACTTGGGAAAACATCAAATACAACTATGATAAAGGACAGGATCAGATCAAGGAAGAGGTATTAGGTACATTTTCGCAATTTCCGCTGCGGTTAGCGTGGGCGATCACGATCCATAAGAGCCAAGGTTTGACATTTGATAAGGCGATCATAGATGCTGGAACTTCTTTTGCGGCAGGACAGGTGTATGTTGCACTGAGTAGATTGACGAGTTTAAAAGGATTAGTATTGAAATCCATTATTCCGGCATATGCAATCAGAACGGATAGCCAGGTCGTCGAATTTGCTTTGCGTTCTTCATTTCAAACGGATATTAAAGAAATTTTGGAGCAATGTCAAAGAACTTATCTGGCACAAAATTTAATCCAGTGTTTCCGTTGGGACTATTTGACTACTTCCTGTCAAGAACAGGTGGTTGCATTGGCCGACCGCAATATTGACAATAAAGTGGAAGCCGAGGCTTTTTGGTCTACGATGCAATCAAATTTGCTTACGCAAGAGAAGGTGGCGCATAAATTCATTACTCAATTGTACGAGCTATTGAAAAAAACCGACCAACATGTCGATTATGCTTTGATATGTGAACGTACTACATCTGCCGTCAACTGGTTTTTACCTAAGATGGATCAAGATCTGGTCGCCGCATTAGATCAGCACATAAAAGATTGGCAGATTAAGAAGCGAACAAAAAAATATATCGATGAAACCAAAGAGCTGCTTTTGGATTTTAAGCGTAAGCGCGAGCAGCTTCAACAATGTTTGACTATCGCTGATGCTTTATCTAAGAAAGATGATTTTCAACAAGCTTTGGAGCAGGTGCAGGAACAGTCTAAGACAAAAGAAAAAGAAGACCTTGTGGTGCAAAATGAGGAGGGAGAAAGTGCTAAAAAGCTTGATACTAAACAAGTAACTCTCGAGCTTTATAAGGACGGTGCTACTATCGAAGAAATTGCGGTGAAAAGGGGGATGGTAGCAGGGACTATTTATGGGCACTTAATTCATTTTGTTGGTACAGAAGTCGAGGCTACAGAATTGATCGAACAGGATAAATTGGATCTCATTATTAATACCATAAAGGCACATCCTGGTAAATCTTCCTCAGAATTGAAGATGATGTTAGGGGCTAGTATCGATTATCCTCATATTAAAATCGGACAAAAAGTTTTAGAAAATCCAGTTCATGATTAA
- the atpE gene encoding ATP synthase F0 subunit C, with protein sequence MYNLIGAGLIVIGAGLGLGKIGGSAMEAIARQPEAASKIQTAMIIIGALLEGLAFGALLLGK encoded by the coding sequence ATGTACAATTTAATTGGAGCAGGTTTAATCGTTATCGGAGCAGGATTAGGTCTAGGTAAAATCGGTGGTTCAGCAATGGAAGCAATCGCTCGCCAACCAGAAGCAGCTAGTAAAATCCAAACTGCGATGATCATTATCGGAGCCTTATTAGAAGGTTTAGCTTTCGGTGCGTTATTATTAGGTAAATAA
- a CDS encoding phosphoheptose isomerase — MITDKSTLFEELDKALKEKGFEIDKSDQTRPWGGFFVINEDQAQKFADEYFDGLDVKDLKISGKLSPKILVVAPEKRLSWQYHHRRAEIWKVIHGTVGVMVSDTDDESVVQTLTAGSIIKLRQGQRHRLIGLDGYGILAEIWQHTDIENPSNEDDIVRVQDDFGR, encoded by the coding sequence ATGATAACGGATAAATCAACGCTATTTGAGGAATTAGATAAAGCGTTAAAAGAAAAAGGATTTGAAATTGATAAATCTGATCAAACCAGACCTTGGGGCGGTTTCTTTGTCATCAACGAAGATCAAGCGCAAAAATTTGCCGACGAATATTTCGACGGATTAGATGTAAAAGATCTAAAAATTTCTGGAAAATTAAGTCCAAAAATTCTCGTGGTAGCACCCGAAAAAAGATTATCATGGCAGTATCACCACCGTCGTGCCGAAATTTGGAAGGTAATTCACGGAACTGTTGGTGTTATGGTATCAGATACCGATGATGAATCTGTTGTTCAAACATTGACAGCAGGTAGTATTATCAAATTACGTCAAGGACAACGCCACAGGTTAATTGGATTAGATGGTTATGGCATATTAGCTGAAATTTGGCAACACACCGATATCGAAAACCCTTCTAATGAAGACGATATCGTTCGTGTACAAGATGATTTCGGAAGATAG
- a CDS encoding F0F1 ATP synthase subunit delta produces the protein MSVFKVASRYAKSLIDLAKEQGSLDAIKTDMDQFIEVLKANPELRAVLSNPIIKLDKKVNILEALFKDKINPAILSFFNIMIQKGRAEVIEAAAHEFVREYNEVKGIVNATVISAAPLSDTNLSELKATIANQINAQVLITNKVDQSLIGGFVITIGDKQYDASIAGKLNRLERYFEGQRV, from the coding sequence ATGTCAGTATTTAAAGTAGCATCAAGATATGCGAAATCATTAATTGATTTGGCAAAAGAACAAGGTAGTTTGGACGCTATCAAAACGGATATGGATCAATTCATCGAAGTTTTGAAAGCTAATCCTGAGCTACGTGCAGTATTGTCTAATCCAATTATTAAATTGGACAAGAAAGTAAATATCTTAGAGGCATTATTTAAAGATAAAATCAATCCTGCTATTTTATCATTCTTCAATATCATGATCCAAAAGGGTCGTGCTGAAGTGATCGAAGCTGCTGCTCATGAGTTTGTTCGTGAGTACAATGAAGTAAAAGGAATTGTAAACGCTACAGTAATATCTGCAGCACCACTTTCTGATACTAATTTATCAGAATTAAAAGCAACAATTGCCAATCAAATTAATGCACAGGTATTGATTACAAATAAAGTTGATCAATCGTTGATCGGTGGATTTGTGATTACTATTGGTGATAAACAATATGATGCAAGTATTGCAGGTAAATTAAATAGATTAGAAAGATATTTTGAAGGTCAACGCGTATAG